The DNA segment TTCAATACTCTTGGTCACTAGGTCACTAGGCTCTAATAATTCTTCTAACCTAGGGTGGTGACTCACTCTTTAGACCGATAATTCTTCTAATCATACTCTTAAAAGagcaaacaaatttttaatttataaaatatatctttaattcTAAACAATAtcctaaaaataagataatatctttttttaaatctaaattatattctagagatttaaaattataaatttaaattatttcctAACCGTTATGACAAGATTATAGATTGGCTATTTAGCCATGGATTGATTGCCAAGAAAATATTACTATTGAaggagaatttaaaaaaaaatactatgatTCCACATCttaatcataatattttaatttaaatattttttaatttttaatttttttttctcttctacaCGATTAAATCCAACCTTAACCTGCTAGCTTGTATATCGATGCATAGATTAAATTCACCTTTTTAccctcaaataaaattaaaactaccaCTGTTATCcactttattaatttgtttattggaAAGTACGAGAATTGAGTAAAGTCAACTGAATATTTACACTGATTTTTCTTCGCTCTCAAATTAACTCGTCAAATAAAGATAATTACATGCCTTAAAAGCAGTAACACAAAGTGCAACAAAACTCAGAGAAGAGCCAAGAGACTTTCACTGATAATGACATACCTTCCTTTCATCCATCCCAACACACACGCCCACTAGTCTTTGTTTTCCAACTTGaatattggaagaaaaaaaacccaagaaaaaataaaaattaaattaaaagaaaataatcaagaagaaaacaaataataataagaaataataaaaaataactgaaaGAATCTAGTTAAAGCAGACAcaactgttttttttcttccaccCTCTCTTTGATGTCACTGGTGCACATGTGTTTCCCTGCATTCTCAATCATGCAACTTGAGTGGTCCCCCTTTTCTTTAAAGTAAACACATCACGTGACTGTCTCAGTTTGATAGCAAAAGCCTACCACCACCAATGTGGCCTCACCACACCACATTATAATGTAATGTGATGACCCTCTTCTCATTTAACAACATTTCCCTTCATCAAATCATCGATTGCCTAATAAAAATTCTCACCCTCTCTCTACCCAACAGTACGTGATGACATTCATTACATTACAACTACAAGCAGTcacacaacattttttttttcttctaatcacAAAACTTAATTGCACTTTAATAGGTATTTTGGtgttattttctaatcaaaATTAGGGTTTTACTTAATCTGTGTTGGCATTTGTGTTGGCATTTGATGAATTACACAGATTATCGAGATAAAACTCAaattctgataaaaaaataataataccaaAATCACCTATAAATGCATTCAagttttgtacatattttttttctccttttctcctattttcaaaattctgcaatttcttttttaatattgaaaGGAATCACAGATCATCTAAACTAGCATACACTAGgtggttgatatttttttgaacAAGCTAGGTGGTTGATATGTTAATTTGATCATAGTCTATAAAGGGTGAGTGAGTGAGTCTTCAAATGGAGGGttcaaattcaaacttcaaacatTGATAAGCTGTTCCTTTTCAGTGTGAGTTTCACATCGTGGTTTTGGTGATGGAGATGGTGGGGATTGGGATGGTGGTGACCCTGCAGCATTGTCCATCTTCTTTATGTTTTGTTGGTGATAAACTTGCCTAAGTCTCTCTATCTCCCTCTTCAGTGCTTCTTGATGTGCtgcatatgtatatatgtacgTGATTGCATTATTATTTGatgcttttaatttattataactaGTTAATGACAAGGCACATGCATGATTAGCACACAGATCAAAATATGCTTACATGCAAATCCTTTTCACTAAAATCAATATGAGTCAGTACAGCTTAATAATTGGCCTATTTCTTCTTCCTTATAAAgtaatgaaattaataatagtaGTATGCTAACTTGCaccaaaaaaatccaaacaGTGCAATCTATTTAATATCTTATATATGATCAAGAATATATATTTGACCAACTTCGAGGAGTGGCATGCTTAATGGTGCAATTGAAAGGTACAGATTAGATACATTAATTTGTGctttatttattatctaaaaattTTCGTGAATTTAACACTAAAAGCTTAAACCTACAAATTAACTCTTTATCATTCACTGGTGCATTCCATGAAACTGGCACTTATTAAGATAAAAACATTCCAGAAATAATTCAGATTACTTTCATATTTTAAGGGGAAAAAAACTAACCCCGTCATACTATAGTAcctttttttcactttaagAAGATACTAAactaattgataataataattttagaaaatctaCATCTTAATCACCATCAAGAGGTTCTTAGCCTTAATTTGAAGCTTTGAAACATTTAAATTAACTCTTAACTGATACTTACTCAACCGTTACTTTTAACATTTACAAAAAAAGCATTACTtaatgcttttttatttttggtgaatGGTAAATAAGAAATGCAATTAGCTTCTTAAACAAGAAAATTTATGTAGATAGATGATATAGTTTAATAAAAGATAACACGTAAAGCAAGTAGTACCATCTTTGAAAATCTTGTCTTGGGCCAGCGCTGCGATTCTTTGCTTCAAAGCACTATTGTCAACATTCAGAAGCAAACGTTGATGATCCAAAAATGCAACCCGTGGAGACAACACTGAAACTTCGGCCTTCATTGGTCAACATAATAAATAGgttaataaaactaattaatatttgtcgattaaaaaaaataatgaataggTTAACGAAAGAAAAAACTATATTGATTACTATTTACTACTACACATCCAATTATAAGCATTGTATAAAACTGTATTAGAAAATGCACCTGTAATGAAGTCACACTTCGCTCAAGCTCAGATATGTATTGCAGTTTCCTCACTCTTGATCTTTGCGCAGATTGTCTATTTGCCAAGATTCTGGTTACGCAAAAtgagaataaataattaaccaGATGAAATTAAAGgacaaaaaaagattaattgtTTCACATCAATATTATGAAGAACATGCTTATAAACACTAAAAATAGTCACCCACtttaatattattgaaaaaagaagGCATGAAACACATACTCACAtacattatttgtttattttgctGCTTTTAATTAACACATTATCCATTTCCTTTTAGAATATGTTATTAtccaaaattaaactcatatgGACCAATGCAATGCAAGTTTACGAGGAAAAGCATGGAATTGGACATGAATGTTTAATTACCTTTTGACCCTCTTGGGGTCTGTGATTTTCTCACTAGAACATGTTGCATTTGCATTACTATTGTTTTTACTATCATCATTGTTGGGAAGTTGCGTGATTTCTTGTTTGCATTGGCTTTCATCCTCATCCTCCTCGGACTCATTCTTCACTTGCTTCTTCCCTTCCTCTTCCTTGTTGTTCATTTCCTTCTCATCATTGATGCTGTTGTGATCGGAAGGTGTAGAAGGGTTG comes from the Glycine soja cultivar W05 chromosome 6, ASM419377v2, whole genome shotgun sequence genome and includes:
- the LOC114417147 gene encoding basic leucine zipper 61-like isoform X2; translation: MAQLPPKIPNMTPNWPDFSSPHQKMPSLKTMSPNQNPSWVDEFLEFSAARRGAHRRSVSDSITFLEAPLLDHHHCKGGSVGGGGGSGDNEFERFDDEQFMSMFSDEASGNNNNNNNNNTMMENALSSSNPSTPSDHNSINDEKEMNNKEEEGKKQVKNESEEDEDESQCKQEITQLPNNDDSKNNSNANATCSSEKITDPKRVKRILANRQSAQRSRVRKLQYISELERSVTSLQAEVSVLSPRVAFLDHQRLLLNVDNSALKQRIAALAQDKIFKDAHQEALKREIERLRQVYHQQNIKKMDNAAGSPPSQSPPSPSPKPRCETHTEKEQLINV
- the LOC114417147 gene encoding basic leucine zipper 61-like isoform X1, which gives rise to MAQLPPKIPNMTPNWPDFSSPHQKMPSLKTMSPNQNPSWVDEFLEFSAARRGAHRRSVSDSITFLEAPLLDHHHCKGGSVGGGGGSGDNEFERFDDEQFMSMFSDEASGNNNNNNNNNNNNNNNNNNTMMENALSSSNPSTPSDHNSINDEKEMNNKEEEGKKQVKNESEEDEDESQCKQEITQLPNNDDSKNNSNANATCSSEKITDPKRVKRILANRQSAQRSRVRKLQYISELERSVTSLQAEVSVLSPRVAFLDHQRLLLNVDNSALKQRIAALAQDKIFKDAHQEALKREIERLRQVYHQQNIKKMDNAAGSPPSQSPPSPSPKPRCETHTEKEQLINV